Proteins encoded within one genomic window of Nitrospirota bacterium:
- a CDS encoding DUF3185 family protein gives MKNNTIGVVILVVGIVLLVLGFNEYGTFGSRAGRMMGAGVSDRVLFLFIAGAACTVFGLMKTLKK, from the coding sequence ATGAAGAATAACACCATAGGCGTTGTCATTCTCGTCGTAGGAATTGTTCTGCTGGTACTGGGATTCAATGAGTACGGAACCTTCGGGTCTCGTGCAGGCAGGATGATGGGCGCCGGCGTTTCGGATAGGGTCCTCTTTTTGTTCATCGCGGGAGCCGCATGCACTGTTTTTGGGCTCATGAAGACGCTGAAGAAATAA
- a CDS encoding UPF0149 family protein has translation MGNTLTSYTDDNLTREALARVGSERTLHEIYGLFYGGLAAPDPADPGEYLPVIFEEDPADPVSEEDAEQLSNNLLSLWNFIAQWKPEVAPFYFPEQEYPDNYQGVLQHLTDDASIVKYFIVGLNLGGTEEDDFSADAVDAMHELTKAFARLEKNIAVCAALDPTAGAGDPDSAATMLDEIEEIIADSFARVFIGLKDAKR, from the coding sequence ATGGGAAATACTTTAACGAGCTACACAGACGACAACCTAACGCGCGAAGCGCTCGCCAGGGTCGGATCGGAACGAACGCTTCATGAGATCTACGGCCTCTTTTACGGAGGCCTGGCCGCGCCGGATCCAGCCGATCCTGGAGAGTATCTGCCCGTGATCTTCGAGGAAGACCCTGCCGATCCTGTTTCAGAAGAAGATGCTGAACAACTGAGTAATAATCTGCTGTCGCTCTGGAACTTCATTGCCCAATGGAAGCCGGAAGTGGCCCCCTTTTACTTTCCGGAGCAAGAGTATCCGGACAATTATCAGGGCGTGCTGCAGCACCTGACCGACGATGCGTCGATAGTGAAATATTTCATCGTGGGGCTTAACCTGGGCGGAACGGAAGAAGACGATTTTTCAGCGGATGCTGTCGATGCGATGCATGAACTCACGAAGGCGTTCGCGAGATTGGAAAAGAATATCGCTGTGTGTGCGGCATTGGACCCGACGGCAGGAGCGGGGGACCCGGATTCAGCAGCAACGATGCTGGACGAGATCGAGGAGATCATCGCCGACAGTTTCGCGCGGGTCTTCATCGGGCTGAAAGATGCGAAGCGTTGA
- a CDS encoding GIY-YIG nuclease family protein yields MSAVAVKDGRKNMMDRRELIKKYKNSIQPMGIVQVRNIRNNRVYLTASANTPGTINSIRFQLKMGTFLPSAGLAQDWKELGEQNFVMEVLDELKPVDDPGYDYRDDLKALEEMWLEKLKPFGERGYH; encoded by the coding sequence ATGAGCGCGGTCGCGGTAAAAGATGGAAGGAAGAACATGATGGATCGCAGGGAACTGATCAAAAAATACAAGAACAGCATCCAGCCGATGGGGATCGTTCAGGTCAGGAACATCAGGAACAACCGCGTGTATCTTACGGCAAGCGCCAATACCCCGGGCACGATCAACAGCATCCGCTTTCAGCTCAAGATGGGGACCTTTCTCCCCAGTGCCGGCCTTGCACAGGACTGGAAGGAGCTGGGAGAGCAGAACTTCGTTATGGAGGTTCTGGACGAACTCAAGCCCGTTGATGATCCGGGGTACGATTACCGGGACGATCTGAAAGCGCTTGAGGAAATGTGGCTGGAGAAGCTCAAGCCATTCGGAGAGCGCGGATATCACTGA
- a CDS encoding response regulator: MHIQPDPAYASGATRFVLVADNDANNLVFMSMILQRFEYPACSANNAQRALEMATVSAPSLIIAEMNLRGMSGLELMGRIRQEPVTRTVPVIIMTRELTPELEQQCLQEGAAGCLNKPVQADDLYRMVHPILEPGSRRRNVRIRTRLSVIVDGAPLDFDRGECAVMLSAKGMYIRTLKSYPLNAPVSIQINFYGQIVWVDARVIYRDTDRAGIPGLTGVGLQFQNIMPRGGEIIRRFINDEVTHGLAPGWA; the protein is encoded by the coding sequence ATGCATATACAACCCGACCCAGCATACGCTTCAGGCGCAACACGGTTCGTGCTTGTCGCGGACAACGACGCCAACAACCTTGTCTTCATGTCCATGATCCTCCAGCGGTTCGAATACCCTGCCTGTTCGGCAAATAACGCCCAAAGGGCCCTTGAGATGGCAACCGTATCAGCGCCGTCCCTTATCATTGCGGAAATGAATCTCAGGGGAATGAGCGGCCTCGAACTGATGGGCCGGATAAGGCAGGAGCCCGTTACCCGTACCGTGCCGGTCATTATCATGACACGGGAGCTGACTCCGGAACTCGAACAGCAGTGCCTTCAGGAAGGTGCGGCGGGCTGTCTCAACAAGCCGGTCCAGGCAGATGATCTATACCGGATGGTCCATCCGATCCTCGAGCCCGGATCGCGCCGCAGAAACGTCCGCATCCGGACCCGTCTGTCCGTTATTGTGGATGGCGCGCCGCTCGATTTCGATCGGGGAGAATGTGCGGTCATGCTCTCCGCGAAAGGCATGTATATACGGACGCTGAAGTCCTATCCGCTGAACGCGCCGGTGTCCATCCAGATCAACTTCTACGGACAGATCGTCTGGGTGGATGCCCGCGTCATTTACCGCGACACGGACCGTGCGGGAATCCCGGGCCTGACCGGTGTCGGACTGCAGTTTCAGAATATCATGCCGCGGGGAGGGGAGATCATCCGCCGGTTCATCAATGACGAGGTCACCCACGGGCTTGCCCCCGGGTGGGCATGA
- a CDS encoding putative addiction module antidote protein codes for MAKKTTTYQEDLIEALKDPREAAAYLSAAMEESDRALFLLALRNVAEAHGGMAAVSEKAKLNRESMYRMLSKKGNPEIKSILTLLHSMGLKMSIEPKIRPSKSLKIKKAA; via the coding sequence ATGGCTAAGAAAACGACAACCTATCAAGAAGACCTCATCGAGGCTTTGAAGGATCCCCGCGAGGCTGCCGCCTATCTCAGTGCGGCGATGGAAGAAAGTGACCGGGCGCTGTTCCTTCTTGCCCTGCGGAACGTGGCGGAGGCGCACGGCGGCATGGCTGCGGTTTCTGAAAAGGCGAAGTTGAACCGGGAGAGCATGTACCGAATGCTTTCCAAAAAAGGAAATCCCGAGATCAAGAGCATCCTTACCCTGCTGCACTCCATGGGACTGAAAATGTCTATCGAGCCTAAGATTAGACCGTCGAAGTCATTAAAGATTAAAAAGGCGGCGTAA
- a CDS encoding lytic transglycosylase domain-containing protein, which translates to MKRKAALILICIALLFFLCRPRAGMADIYQYTDKNGVVHFSNVGVGSAKKYKRLKSTVTAEQRMKTQARSSAASRTQLSSSNLPSAYIDIINTACSRHGVDPALVHAVVKVESDFNPYALSRKGAMGLMQLMPQTALVMNVGNSFNPHENIDGGVKYLRYLIDRYEGNLRLALAAYNSGETAVKKWGTIPPYRETQNYVQKIMKLYNGEELAFRARHTIYMYYGEDGALTLTDDPSKQNNFKRKTSKSL; encoded by the coding sequence ATGAAGCGGAAGGCTGCACTCATATTGATATGCATTGCGTTGCTGTTCTTCCTTTGCCGGCCGCGTGCCGGCATGGCCGATATCTATCAGTACACCGATAAGAACGGCGTGGTCCATTTCAGCAATGTGGGCGTCGGCAGTGCCAAAAAATATAAGCGCTTGAAATCAACGGTTACGGCAGAACAACGCATGAAAACCCAGGCGCGTTCCTCCGCCGCGTCACGGACGCAGCTCTCATCGTCAAACCTTCCAAGCGCCTATATCGATATTATCAATACCGCCTGCAGCCGCCACGGCGTCGACCCCGCGCTCGTGCACGCGGTTGTGAAAGTGGAATCTGATTTCAACCCCTATGCGCTGTCACGAAAAGGCGCAATGGGACTGATGCAGCTCATGCCCCAGACCGCTCTGGTGATGAACGTCGGCAACTCATTCAACCCCCATGAGAACATCGACGGCGGCGTGAAATACCTCCGGTATCTGATAGACCGCTATGAAGGGAACCTGCGGCTCGCGCTTGCGGCATACAATTCAGGCGAGACGGCGGTGAAAAAATGGGGGACCATCCCGCCCTACCGGGAAACACAGAATTATGTGCAAAAGATCATGAAGCTCTACAATGGCGAAGAACTGGCATTCAGAGCGCGGCACACCATCTATATGTACTATGGCGAAGATGGCGCGCTCACACTTACCGACGATCCTTCAAAACAGAATAATTTCAAGCGCAAAACCTCGAAGAGCCTGTAA
- a CDS encoding cytochrome C, producing the protein MMNTHDKTIILVILALTGALLFSCAVHRNTALKHPENIGDTQMCSECHTDWRAALDHLDHRSGYMRKHKFYASQHKQACEVCHAESFCADCHTNKEEIKPSDKFKESPGRDLPHRGDYLNQHKIDGKINPASCVPCHGRQNNERCIVCHR; encoded by the coding sequence ATGATGAATACCCATGATAAGACGATCATCCTTGTAATTCTGGCCCTGACCGGCGCCCTGCTGTTTTCCTGTGCCGTTCACCGGAACACCGCACTGAAGCACCCCGAAAACATCGGAGACACGCAAATGTGCAGCGAATGTCATACCGACTGGAGGGCGGCACTGGACCACCTTGATCACCGGTCTGGTTACATGAGAAAGCACAAGTTCTACGCGTCTCAGCATAAACAGGCCTGCGAAGTCTGCCATGCGGAGTCCTTCTGCGCCGACTGCCACACGAACAAGGAAGAGATCAAGCCGAGCGACAAGTTTAAGGAATCCCCGGGACGGGACTTGCCGCACCGGGGCGATTATCTGAACCAGCATAAAATTGACGGCAAGATAAATCCTGCATCCTGTGTCCCCTGCCATGGTCGTCAGAATAATGAGAGGTGTATCGTATGTCACCGATAA
- a CDS encoding CxxxxCH/CxxCH domain-containing protein, translated as MSPIIMKAGVALGGALLLLSVGCSDARSPRSLINPETGRHAAAWETPDSHGAAAKAAVTSTTGFSTCQECHRDDFTGGMSNITCMNTAGCHGAGVNAPHSPAPWRGGTRTHVNTDQSNAPICASCHTNGANSSVQPSTFDPAAAPGCFNNTLCHSTPVHPVGWQNPDSHGVTAKGTPGATAGFSLCQTCHGNDFAGGTALKTCLNTAGCHGSGVNAPHSPIPWRGGTRTHTSTNPNNATVCALCHTNGANSTVQPSPYDPIASPGCFNNTLCHADVGAPHAVPFIDPTLHGPLAKADLTYCQACHADPSNSGAGSNPRFNVAKGSLATGCEGASCHATNTAHPVPWKWATATSHQTAGNMTNACVLCHGVALAGGAGPACSTCHTAGSPLTQTNCTSCHGKPPTGAVSPNVAGKHGKHDALANITGVCNTCHNGAGTNTANHDYSGGVVNVAFLGTTYNAKTGTASYNAGGFTCSNVSCHGGQTTPSWLTGTITLCTSCHAFGTSQYNSYDSGEHSKHLVDVGADCIDCHDTSKLATVHFNDLNTTIMLQSGQTMTNVYNTSGKYCAFTCHLYGTDKLHDSEMKW; from the coding sequence ATGTCACCGATAATCATGAAAGCCGGAGTTGCACTGGGCGGTGCCCTGCTGCTCCTTTCCGTTGGATGCAGCGATGCACGATCACCCCGGTCCCTGATCAATCCGGAAACGGGAAGACACGCCGCAGCATGGGAAACACCTGATTCACACGGTGCGGCCGCAAAGGCAGCCGTTACTTCGACTACGGGTTTTTCCACCTGTCAGGAATGCCACCGTGATGATTTCACCGGGGGAATGTCCAACATCACCTGCATGAACACAGCCGGCTGTCATGGGGCCGGCGTCAACGCGCCGCACTCTCCCGCGCCCTGGAGAGGCGGGACGCGGACCCACGTGAACACTGATCAAAGCAACGCCCCGATCTGCGCCTCATGCCATACGAATGGAGCAAACTCTTCTGTTCAACCTTCGACGTTTGATCCGGCGGCAGCTCCCGGATGCTTCAATAACACGCTCTGCCACTCTACCCCGGTCCATCCTGTAGGCTGGCAGAACCCGGATTCCCACGGTGTGACCGCAAAAGGAACGCCAGGGGCGACAGCAGGATTCAGTCTCTGTCAAACCTGTCATGGGAACGACTTTGCCGGGGGAACTGCGCTGAAGACCTGTTTGAACACGGCGGGATGTCATGGATCGGGCGTCAATGCTCCGCACTCACCCATACCATGGAGGGGCGGAACGAGGACCCACACGTCAACAAACCCGAATAATGCCACGGTCTGCGCCCTTTGCCATACCAATGGGGCCAATTCAACGGTTCAGCCGTCACCCTATGACCCGATTGCATCGCCCGGCTGTTTCAACAACACCCTTTGCCATGCGGATGTCGGCGCTCCTCACGCAGTGCCGTTCATTGATCCCACGCTCCACGGACCTCTTGCAAAGGCGGACCTGACATACTGCCAGGCGTGTCACGCCGATCCATCCAACAGCGGCGCGGGAAGCAACCCGAGATTCAATGTCGCCAAAGGCAGCCTCGCTACCGGCTGTGAAGGGGCCTCATGCCATGCAACGAATACCGCGCATCCTGTGCCCTGGAAGTGGGCAACTGCGACCAGCCATCAGACAGCGGGCAATATGACAAATGCCTGCGTTCTATGCCATGGTGTGGCTCTCGCCGGCGGTGCGGGTCCGGCATGTTCAACGTGCCATACGGCCGGATCGCCATTGACACAAACAAACTGCACGTCATGCCACGGCAAACCTCCGACCGGCGCGGTTTCTCCGAACGTCGCGGGCAAGCACGGCAAGCATGATGCCCTTGCGAACATCACCGGCGTCTGTAATACCTGTCACAACGGGGCGGGAACAAACACTGCGAATCACGACTACAGCGGTGGTGTGGTCAATGTCGCATTCCTGGGGACAACCTATAATGCAAAGACCGGTACTGCCTCGTATAATGCAGGCGGTTTCACTTGTTCCAATGTCAGCTGCCATGGAGGCCAGACAACGCCAAGCTGGCTTACTGGCACGATCACGCTATGCACGTCATGCCATGCTTTCGGTACATCTCAGTACAACAGCTATGACTCGGGAGAGCACTCAAAACATCTCGTAGACGTGGGAGCCGATTGCATCGACTGCCATGACACTTCAAAGCTTGCGACTGTCCATTTTAATGATCTGAATACAACAATAATGCTCCAGTCTGGACAGACAATGACTAATGTTTATAACACATCAGGTAAATATTGTGCCTTTACTTGCCACCTTTACGGAACGGACAAATTACACGATAGTGAGATGAAGTGGTAA
- a CDS encoding DUF2892 domain-containing protein yields MGMIDRVVRVIFAIVVGVLYLADSISGTAALILGLLAVIMLVTSIVAFCPLYVPLGISTLKKEK; encoded by the coding sequence ATGGGTATGATTGACCGGGTAGTCCGCGTGATCTTCGCGATTGTGGTCGGTGTCCTCTATTTAGCGGATTCCATCAGCGGCACGGCGGCCCTGATCCTGGGCCTTCTCGCCGTTATCATGCTGGTGACGAGCATTGTTGCTTTCTGTCCGCTTTATGTGCCGCTGGGGATATCAACGTTGAAGAAAGAAAAGTAA
- a CDS encoding MarC family protein, producing the protein MPSKHSSTLDTSRDISYTLFWEIAMDILNPFLLCLIPLMVALDAPGVLPLYVAMTEGMKKNERKIIVRQSILTAFLITIGFVLIGRAIFTALGIMVEDFMIAGGIVLMIIAVLDIVRAGEKRINISPTLGVVPLGTPLIAGPATLTTTLVLVGSYGYAPVILSLVLNILLAWLIFSQADRIIKLIGINGSRAFAKVAALILAAIAVKMIRSGIVTIIGG; encoded by the coding sequence TTGCCCTCAAAACATTCTTCAACGCTGGACACCTCGCGCGATATCAGCTATACTCTCTTCTGGGAGATCGCCATGGACATACTCAATCCTTTTTTGCTCTGCCTCATTCCCCTCATGGTCGCGCTGGACGCTCCGGGAGTGCTCCCGCTCTACGTGGCCATGACCGAAGGAATGAAGAAAAACGAACGCAAGATCATCGTCCGGCAATCCATCCTCACGGCATTCCTGATCACCATCGGCTTCGTGCTGATCGGCAGGGCAATTTTCACCGCGCTCGGCATCATGGTCGAGGATTTCATGATCGCGGGCGGGATCGTGCTCATGATCATCGCGGTCCTCGATATCGTACGCGCGGGCGAGAAAAGAATAAATATCAGCCCAACGCTCGGCGTGGTCCCGCTCGGCACCCCGCTCATCGCGGGTCCGGCCACGCTCACGACGACCCTGGTTCTCGTCGGCAGCTACGGATATGCGCCTGTCATCCTGTCACTCGTGCTGAACATTCTCCTGGCCTGGCTCATCTTTTCCCAGGCGGACCGGATCATAAAACTCATCGGCATCAACGGATCGCGCGCCTTTGCCAAGGTCGCGGCCCTGATCCTGGCGGCCATTGCCGTCAAGATGATCAGGAGCGGGATAGTCACGATCATCGGAGGGTGA
- a CDS encoding DUF202 domain-containing protein, whose translation MKETPDEIKPSGIRNRRVHMANERTFLAWIRTSIAIMAFGFVVEKFSLFVKQMGYYLGRETVPPTAGYSPIIGIVLVGLGVVMGVLAFIRYKMVERQIDEDTYKPSIILSVLLAISILAIGFFLVLYLIHTL comes from the coding sequence ATGAAGGAAACTCCTGACGAAATAAAACCATCAGGAATCCGCAACCGCCGCGTCCACATGGCGAACGAGCGGACGTTCCTCGCGTGGATACGGACAAGCATCGCGATCATGGCCTTCGGGTTTGTGGTGGAAAAATTCTCGCTCTTCGTGAAGCAAATGGGGTATTACCTGGGGAGGGAGACTGTTCCCCCGACCGCGGGTTACTCGCCGATCATCGGGATCGTTCTCGTCGGTCTCGGCGTCGTGATGGGAGTACTGGCGTTCATCCGGTACAAGATGGTGGAGCGTCAAATTGACGAAGATACCTATAAACCGTCGATCATCTTAAGTGTGCTCCTTGCCATATCGATCCTTGCGATCGGCTTTTTTCTGGTCTTGTATCTGATTCACACCCTGTAG
- a CDS encoding DedA family protein produces the protein MEYISLLSGQFPLIGLFLLLILGAIGLPFPEDATLILCGYLISHGVIPPFRALIMVYAGLLIADTIIYHIGKKYGRLIVTHRWFCRFLSPQKLQSLEKMFNRRGILIILFGRQVIGLRGQIFLVAGIMRMRYLKFILTDAVSALGTITLMVGIGYAGGNSLEHIQKDMESMAHWVIVIALTVVTIYLIIKYFRSRRELSH, from the coding sequence GTGGAATACATTTCTCTGCTCTCCGGGCAATTTCCCTTGATCGGACTTTTCCTTCTGCTCATCCTGGGCGCGATAGGACTGCCCTTTCCCGAAGACGCGACGCTCATCCTGTGCGGTTACCTTATCTCCCACGGCGTAATACCGCCCTTCCGCGCGCTCATCATGGTGTATGCAGGTCTGCTGATCGCGGACACGATCATCTATCATATCGGGAAGAAATACGGCCGTTTGATCGTTACCCACCGCTGGTTTTGCCGGTTCCTTTCGCCGCAAAAACTTCAATCGCTGGAAAAGATGTTCAATCGCCGGGGGATCTTGATCATTCTGTTCGGACGGCAGGTGATCGGCCTGCGGGGCCAGATCTTTCTCGTGGCGGGAATCATGAGGATGAGATACCTGAAATTCATTCTTACTGATGCGGTCTCGGCGCTCGGGACCATCACGCTCATGGTCGGGATCGGTTACGCGGGGGGGAACAGCCTGGAACATATTCAGAAGGACATGGAGAGCATGGCGCATTGGGTGATCGTTATCGCGCTGACCGTCGTGACGATCTACCTGATAATCAAATACTTCAGGTCGCGGCGGGAGTTATCGCACTAA
- the ribD gene encoding bifunctional diaminohydroxyphosphoribosylaminopyrimidine deaminase/5-amino-6-(5-phosphoribosylamino)uracil reductase RibD, which yields MNIRSLDEKYMRMALRLAEKAKGRTSPNPMVGAVVVKGGRVIASGYHHKAGEPHAEAIALKKAGTKAKGATLYVTLEPCSHTNKRTPPCIPLVLQSKVKRVVVSMIDPNPRVSGGGIKTLRKAGIEVTTGVLEAEAKKLNEAYIKYITTGTPFVTLKIAQTLDGKIATASGESKWITGGKAREEGRRLRDRNDAILVGINTVLKDDPSLTTRLPGGRDPIRVIVDSRLRTPLKAKVITQRSSAKTCIAALESMPKDKLVKLLDAGVEILLARGRKGHVDLKYLMKMLGSFGITSVLIEGGAEVNASALKSGIVDKVVLFIAPMIMAGTDSLCCIGGSSPATLSRAVRLRDVTSRSVGQDLMIAGYIIKTR from the coding sequence ATGAATATACGATCTCTCGACGAAAAATACATGCGCATGGCGCTCAGGCTGGCCGAAAAGGCCAAAGGCCGCACGAGTCCGAATCCCATGGTCGGCGCCGTCGTGGTGAAGGGCGGCCGGGTCATCGCCAGCGGATACCATCACAAGGCTGGCGAACCGCATGCCGAGGCGATCGCGCTCAAAAAGGCGGGGACGAAAGCCAAGGGCGCCACGCTTTACGTGACGCTCGAACCATGCTCACACACGAACAAACGGACGCCGCCCTGCATACCGCTCGTTCTGCAGAGCAAAGTGAAGAGGGTCGTGGTATCCATGATCGATCCGAACCCTCGTGTTTCCGGAGGCGGCATCAAAACCCTGCGGAAGGCGGGCATCGAAGTCACCACCGGTGTGCTGGAGGCGGAGGCAAAAAAGCTGAACGAGGCGTACATAAAATATATCACGACCGGAACGCCCTTCGTTACTCTCAAGATCGCCCAGACCCTTGATGGCAAGATCGCCACGGCTTCAGGCGAGTCGAAATGGATCACCGGCGGAAAGGCGAGAGAAGAGGGGCGCAGACTGCGCGACCGCAACGATGCCATTCTCGTCGGCATCAACACGGTCCTGAAAGACGATCCTTCCCTTACCACAAGGCTTCCCGGAGGCCGCGATCCCATCCGCGTTATTGTTGATTCCAGGCTCAGAACCCCGTTGAAGGCAAAGGTCATCACTCAGCGATCATCGGCAAAGACCTGTATTGCAGCGCTCGAGAGCATGCCGAAAGACAAGCTCGTCAAGCTTCTGGACGCCGGCGTGGAAATACTGTTGGCCAGGGGAAGGAAAGGGCATGTGGATCTGAAATACCTCATGAAAATGCTCGGCAGCTTCGGGATCACGTCCGTGCTTATTGAAGGCGGGGCCGAGGTGAACGCATCGGCGCTGAAGTCGGGTATCGTCGACAAGGTCGTCCTGTTCATCGCGCCCATGATCATGGCGGGAACGGACTCCCTGTGCTGTATCGGCGGCAGTTCTCCGGCAACGCTCAGCCGGGCGGTCAGGCTCCGGGACGTCACCTCGCGAAGCGTCGGGCAGGACCTGATGATCGCAGGGTATATCATCAAGACGCGCTGA
- a CDS encoding virulence RhuM family protein, whose product MSEIIIYEDADGQSAVQVRLDGETVWLTQKQMSELFETTPENITMHLKRIFVDAELNEEATTKDFLVVQAEGKRQVSRTIKHYYLDAIIPVGYRVNSKRGFLAR is encoded by the coding sequence ATGAGTGAAATAATTATCTACGAAGACGCTGACGGACAGAGCGCGGTTCAGGTCCGGCTGGACGGTGAGACGGTATGGCTGACGCAAAAGCAGATGTCGGAACTTTTTGAGACAACGCCCGAAAATATCACTATGCATCTGAAACGCATATTTGTGGACGCCGAACTCAATGAAGAGGCAACTACTAAGGATTTCTTAGTAGTTCAAGCCGAGGGAAAACGACAGGTTTCCAGGACAATCAAGCATTACTACCTTGACGCCATTATTCCCGTGGGTTACCGGGTGAATTCAAAGCGCGGCTTTCTTGCTCGATAG
- a CDS encoding type II toxin-antitoxin system RelE/ParE family toxin yields the protein MKRTVILYSTADGKCPVKDFLDALPGKVAQKVTWVLRLLEDLDVIPVTYFKKLTGSDEIWECRIQLGSNAYRLFCFMLSGTVVVLTHGLRKKTQKTPKSEIDKAEAYRKDYLRRHK from the coding sequence ATGAAGCGAACTGTAATCTTATATTCAACTGCCGATGGCAAATGCCCGGTAAAAGATTTTCTCGATGCGTTGCCCGGGAAAGTGGCGCAGAAAGTCACCTGGGTTCTTCGACTGCTGGAGGATTTGGATGTTATCCCGGTAACGTATTTCAAAAAGCTGACGGGTAGCGATGAAATTTGGGAATGCAGGATTCAACTCGGTTCGAACGCTTATCGGCTATTTTGTTTTATGTTGAGTGGAACAGTTGTTGTTCTGACGCATGGGCTCAGAAAAAAGACTCAAAAGACGCCGAAAAGTGAAATTGATAAGGCGGAGGCGTATCGGAAGGATTATCTGCGGAGGCACAAATGA